In Apus apus isolate bApuApu2 chromosome 5, bApuApu2.pri.cur, whole genome shotgun sequence, the following are encoded in one genomic region:
- the E2F8 gene encoding transcription factor E2F8, producing MRRGEMGTGGKVTAPPSPPRRGPANRSPQPRGCRAPLGPVRAGPVGLCPLTAPLPAPRPFAGGNRGLNDRGGEALDGGDRAACAWAGVSLLNEITSSFACPPLPAGLENHSPEPCRNVLKTPLKQAATSHSVLTEIQSDCQPLTTPPKPKETLPADPWTPTSNLKMLISAASPEIRSREQRRELSNNTSEVRQAKHCLQEHLSGDEYERSQPSRKEKSLGLLCHKFLARYPDYPSTAESNYISLDEVAEELNVERRRIYDIVNVLESLHMVSRLAKNRYAWHGRHNLYKTLQALKKVGEENKYTQQIQMIKKREYEHEFDLDGERNEEVARTLGSSENSEMSFVELPGMEFRAASVNSRKDKSLRVMSQKFVMLFLVSTPQIVSLEVAAKILIGEDQLEDLDKSKFKTKIRRLYDIANVLSSLELIKKVHVTEERGRKPAFKWTGPEVLPNIQGTKLEATSTTCPPAISECITSKEQCSKNLFPSKGKQNFTRHPSLIKLVKSIENDRRKIQSAPTSPVKISASTDQNLSAFPSKMAQVPAITKHQLEGQSKKAKEMKMKLSGSALECNLSSPEVVPKPKPPGTSAPSQQPLSVCPPSHSSVSPVILPHTHSGVSYAIYLHPSQAHTVTTYSPSFMLQPLPCANVTGIKSVNSKVLNKITTEEGDNQIATDDPTKSLAAKGRPTIKAETSSQQCLKRSQALQEDNLIKRYRSDKESLDTFPGESVKNERPPSSSSQMNHKMDNFQEERQNKTKTVHQNTTSCYDPGKREDIPEDEDKLKTKQDIPVAFAIPAHETFFPSGYLIPLTQCTHGSKAGFSDAEKAAICSLQHSSYSSPLAGVIPVTTSDLKAVNIPAFHITPWNIMLSPTSIAPVLSNSCPNSSDASSAPNPSSSVLNFALQHVGLIPAGVQVPANPVLQQLPVTPQTDNVSHSSGNMNLQEQKPSAPKESQAVTENFFRTPGGPNTASSLPASSDGPNRVSQGTLYIPQRKLEVSED from the exons atGCGGCGGGGCGAGATGGGCACCGGCGGCAAGGTAACCGCtcctccctccccgccccgccgaggACCGGCCAAccggagcccccagccccggggctgccgtGCCCCGTTGGGGCCGGTGAGGGCCGGGCCGGTGGGGCTGTGCCCGCTGACAGCCCCGCTGCCCGCGCCCCGGCCGTTTGCGGGAGGGAACCGCGGCCTCAACGACCGCGGAGGAGAAGCGTTGGATGGCGGCGACCGAGCGGCTTGTGCCTGGGCTGGAGTTTCTCTCCTTAACGAAATTACCTCCAGCTTCGCTTGCCCGCCTTTACCCGCCGGTTTG GAAAACCATTCTCCTGAGCCATGCAGGAACGTCCTGAAAACCCCACTGAAACAAGCAGCTACCTCACACTCGGTGCTGACTGAGATCCAGTCTGACTGTCAGCCTCTCACCACACCCCCAAAGCCTAAAGAAACCCTTCCAGCAGATCCATGGACACCTACTTCCAACCTGAAAATGCTGATTAGTGCAGCTAGTCCTGAGATTAGGAGCAGAGAACAGAGAAGGGAGCTGTCAAACAACACAAGTGAGGTCCGCCAGGCAAAACACTGTTTGCAG GAGCACTTATCAGGAGATGAATATGAAAGATCTCAACCGAGTCGCAAGGAGAAAAGTCTAGGATTACTGTGTCATAAATTCTTAGCTCGATACCCTGActaccccagcactgcagagagtAATTACATTTCCCTTGATGAAGTAGCTGAAGAGCTTA atgttgaACGTAGACGTATCTATGACATCGTGAACGTGCTGGAGAGCCTGCACATGGTGAGCCGCCTGGCCAAGAACAGATATGCTTGGCATGGGAGACACAACCTCTACAAAACCCTGCAGGCTTTGAAAAAAGTTGGAGAGGAGAACAAATACACCCAACAAATTCAGATGATCAAGAAAAGAGAGTACGAGCACGAGTTTGATCTCGATggggaaagaaatgaagaagtGGCAAGAACTTTGGGCTCGAGTGAGAATTCAGAAATGTCTTTTGTCGAGCTCCCAGGAATGGAATTTCGTGCTG catcagtAAATAGCAGGAAAGACAAGTCTTTGCGAGTGATGAGCCAGAAATTTGTGATGCTGTTTCTTGTATCAACTCCTCAAATAGTGAGCCTTGAAGTTGCTGCTAAAATCTTGATTGGAGAAGACCAGTTAGAAGACTTGGATAAAAGCAAGTTTAAAA ccaaAATTAGGAGACTTTATGACATAGCAAATGTTCTCAGTAGCCTGGAGCTTATCAAGAAAGTTCACGTCACAGAAGAGAGAGGTAGAAAACCAGCATTCAAGTGGACAGGACCTGAGGTCTTGCCAAATATTCAGG gtACAAAACTTGAAGCAACTTCTACAACCTGTCCCCCAGCTATTTCAGAATGCATCACTTCCAAAGAGCAGTGTTcaaaaaacctttttccttcaaaaggaaagcaaaacttCACCAGGCATCCTTCTCTAATAAAGTTAGTTAAAAGTATagaaaatgacagaagaaagaTCCAGTCTGCTCCAACCAGTCCAGTTAAAATAAGTGCAA GTACTGATCAAAATTTATCAGCTTTCCCAAGTAAAATGGCTCAGGTTCCAGCAATCACTAAACATCAGCTGGAAGGACAATCAAA gaaagcaaaagagatgaaaatgaaattgtcAGGATCTGCTTTGGAATGCAATTTGTCCTCACCTGAGGTAGTTCCCAAGCCCAAACCTCCTGGCACCTCAGCACCCTCTCAGCAGCCACTCAGTGTCTGTCCTCCAAGCCACAGTTCAGTCTCGCCAGTGATTCTACCTCATACTCATTCTGGTGTTTCATATGCAATCTATCTGCACCCTTCCCAAGCCCACACTGTGACAACATACAGCCCAAGTTTCATGTTGCAGCCTCTACCATGTGCTAACGTAACTGGAATTAAGAGCGTCAATTCAAAAGTACTAAATAAAATAACCACTGAGGAAGGGGACAATCAGATAGCAACAGATGATCCAACAAAGTCCTTGGCAGCTAAAGGCAGACCAACTATAAAAGCAGAAACTTCATCACAGCAGTGCCTTAAAAGATCACAAGCATTACAAGAggataatttaattaaaaggtATAGAAGTGACAAGGAAAGCCTTGATACGTTTCCG ggggaATCCGTTAAAAATGAAAGacctccttccagcagctcacAAATGAATCACAAAATGGACAATTTTCAGGAAGAGaggcagaacaaaaccaaaacagtacATCAAAACACAACAAGTTGCTACGACCCAGGTAAAAGAGAAGATATTCCAGAAGATGAGGACAAACTCAAAACTAAGCAAGACATCCCTGTAGCATTTGCCATTCCCGCTCACGAG actttttttccatctgGCTATCTCATTCCCCTCACTCAGTGCACCCATGGCAGCAAGGCAGGCTTTTCTGATGCAGAGAAAGCTGCAATATGTTCCTTACAGCACAGCAGCTACAGCTCCCCCCTTGCTG gtgTCATTCCAGTGACAACATCTGACCTGAAAGCAGTTAACATTCCTGCTTTTCATATCACACCCTGGAATATAATGCTCTCACCAACTTCCATAGCACCTGTGCTGAGCAACTCCTGTCCCAATTCCAGCGATGCCAGTTCTGCCCCAAATCCAAGTTCTTCAGTTCTGAACTTTGCACTGCAGCACGTAGGACTGATACCTGCTGGTGTGCAAGTCCCTGCAAATCCTgttcttcagcagctgccagtcACTCCACAAACAGACAATGTTAGCCATAGCTCAGGAAACATGAACTTGCAAGAACAGAAG CCTTCTGCTCCAAAGGAATCCCAGGCAGTTACAGAAAACTTTTTCCGCACCCCAGGAGGGCCAAACACAGCATCTTCACTACCTGCAAGTTCAGATGGTCCCAACAGGGTCTCTCAAGGAACTCTTTATATTCCTCAACGAAAACTTGAAGTGTCTGAAGACTAA